In Brachybacterium fresconis, the genomic stretch AGTGGCCCGGTTCGGATGCGCCAGCCCATCGCGAGGCCGACGAGCGTCAGGAGAACGATGACGATGAGATTCATCACCAGGTCGCTGTTGGCCCGGGCGGTGACGACGGCGACGGGCCTGACGGGGAGTGAGCGGAAGCGATCCATCATGCCCTGTTTGTTGTCCATTGCGAGCCCGATGCCGGTGTTCGTCGAGGTCATGAGCATGGTCTGCGCAAGGATTCCGACGAGCAGGTACTCTCGGTAGGCGCTTCCGTTCATCTCCATCGCGCTGCCGAAGACGAACGCGAACAGCAGGGCGAACGCCACGGGCGCTGCGGTCGCGAATACCACGATGTCGGGATTGCGAAGGCTCTTGAGGATGTTGCGATGGGTCAACGCACCGAGTGTGTTCACCGAGGTCATCTCACTCACTCCTTTCGGCGACCGCCACACCGGCGGCGGAAGGGCTGCCGGAATCCCGGGTGAGGGCGAAGAACACGTCATCGAGCGTCGGCTGTTGCACCGAGATCCCTTCGATCGCCACGCCCGCTTCGGTCAGCGCGTTGACGCACGGCACGAGCTTCCGTGCGGCTTCGGGTGTTCGGAACGTCAGATGACCGTCGCCCGCGGTGACATCCGCGTCGCTGCCGTTCAGCAGTGCCTGCACTGCGTGCACCGCTGCTCGCCCG encodes the following:
- a CDS encoding ABC transporter permease; translation: MTSVNTLGALTHRNILKSLRNPDIVVFATAAPVAFALLFAFVFGSAMEMNGSAYREYLLVGILAQTMLMTSTNTGIGLAMDNKQGMMDRFRSLPVRPVAVVTARANSDLVMNLIVIVLLTLVGLAMGWRIRTGPLEAAAGFGLLLLFAYALSWVSAWIGLKVRSPEVLSNVSMLILLPLAFISTAFVPTEGMPAPLRIAAEWNPVSAVVTGVRELFGNVPDAAPISNVLPLQYPVIAGVVWSLLLLLIFVPLATRSYVNSHIR